Proteins encoded within one genomic window of Haloferax volcanii DS2:
- a CDS encoding lipid II:glycine glycyltransferase FemX: MSQLRIEPLSLDEWGAALPASGTEVFHTPAVLAAIDEHFDGEMHLFGVFKGQEPVALFPTFVRRNPLGRVVVSPPPSMAIPYIGPVMMPNSPKQSAYESVNREFADLVVEELGIRSNRTFVRLLCSPAYLDPRPFEWTGFAVKPSFTYRLDLGGRSLDEIQAQFSSSLRREIRQARELDITIADEGLDGARVVYDDVVSRYDEQDEPFGMPWEFVESLVENLGDRCRVYVARDPGGEYLSGMIVTFSDEVGYFWLGGARGEYDGVSINSLLHWTIIEDIVEDEALASVTKYDLVGANTERLCNYKSKFGGELVPYYVVESTGVGMNLAKRTYQLLYKGSERIATK; the protein is encoded by the coding sequence ATGTCACAACTCCGTATCGAACCCCTGAGCCTCGACGAGTGGGGAGCCGCGCTCCCCGCGTCGGGCACCGAAGTCTTCCACACCCCCGCGGTGCTCGCCGCCATCGACGAGCACTTCGACGGCGAAATGCACCTGTTCGGCGTCTTCAAGGGCCAAGAGCCGGTCGCGCTGTTCCCGACGTTCGTCCGCCGAAACCCCCTCGGACGGGTCGTCGTCTCGCCGCCGCCGTCGATGGCGATTCCGTACATCGGCCCGGTGATGATGCCGAACAGCCCGAAACAGAGCGCCTACGAGTCGGTGAACCGCGAGTTCGCCGACCTCGTGGTCGAGGAGCTCGGCATCCGCTCGAACCGGACGTTCGTCCGCCTGCTCTGTTCGCCGGCGTACCTCGACCCCCGCCCGTTCGAGTGGACCGGCTTCGCGGTCAAACCCTCGTTTACCTACCGGCTCGACCTCGGCGGGCGCTCGCTCGACGAGATACAGGCCCAGTTCAGCAGCAGCCTCCGCCGCGAGATTCGGCAGGCGCGCGAACTCGACATCACCATCGCGGACGAGGGACTCGACGGCGCTCGCGTCGTCTACGACGACGTGGTCTCGCGGTACGACGAGCAGGACGAACCGTTCGGGATGCCGTGGGAGTTCGTCGAGTCGCTAGTCGAGAACCTCGGCGACCGGTGTCGGGTGTACGTCGCCCGCGACCCAGGCGGCGAGTATCTCAGCGGGATGATTGTCACCTTCTCCGACGAGGTGGGCTACTTCTGGCTCGGCGGTGCGCGGGGAGAGTACGACGGCGTCAGCATCAACAGCCTGCTGCACTGGACCATCATCGAGGACATCGTCGAAGACGAGGCGCTCGCGTCGGTCACGAAGTACGACCTCGTCGGCGCGAACACGGAGCGGCTCTGCAACTACAAATCCAAGTTCGGCGGCGAACTCGTCCCGTACTACGTCGTCGAGTCGACCGGCGTCGGGATGAACCTCGCAAAGCGGACCTACCAGCTCCTGTACAAGGGGTCGGAGCGAATCGCCACGAAGTGA
- a CDS encoding winged helix-turn-helix domain-containing protein: MSSVGGTDDVPWDDVGFVISSRYRVSVLDRLSEGPATPTQIATDSESAVAHVSRALQELRDRSLVELLVPEQRRKGRVYGITDDAENIWHVIQTQQMA; the protein is encoded by the coding sequence GTGAGCTCCGTCGGTGGAACCGACGACGTGCCGTGGGACGACGTGGGCTTCGTCATCAGCTCTCGCTACCGCGTCTCCGTTCTCGATAGACTCTCGGAGGGGCCGGCGACGCCGACGCAAATCGCCACCGACTCCGAGAGCGCGGTCGCCCACGTCTCGCGGGCGTTACAGGAACTCAGAGACCGCTCGCTCGTGGAACTGCTCGTCCCGGAACAGCGCCGAAAAGGGCGGGTGTACGGCATCACCGACGACGCCGAGAACATCTGGCACGTCATCCAAACACAGCAGATGGCGTGA
- the surE gene encoding 5'/3'-nucleotidase SurE, giving the protein MTDTSSSLRILLTNDDGIDAPGIAAMREELTAVGDVTVVAPAENQSGVGRARNEHAVRRDHPWGYALEGTPADCVAYALRGLDADFDIVVSGINDGPNAGNYVVGRSGTVGAGVEAAFLGTPAVAVSSYHARDFFCHPPEEYDFSRPARVARALTERVFGTDVFDEVDLLNVNAPADVPSPRMRVTRPFADYDQQVDHDPDAGALPDGDREHDLDDDEVYVRLQDISWPDSVGFENPFPLDDEHRDRYPVGSDRRAMVDGEVSVSPLAVHHGHATDPRLASIVESLSEQVE; this is encoded by the coding sequence ATGACCGACACCTCGTCTTCGCTTCGAATCCTCCTCACCAACGACGACGGCATCGACGCGCCCGGCATCGCCGCCATGCGCGAGGAACTCACCGCCGTCGGCGACGTGACCGTCGTCGCGCCCGCCGAGAACCAAAGCGGCGTCGGCCGCGCCCGCAACGAACACGCGGTCCGCCGCGACCACCCGTGGGGGTACGCTCTCGAAGGAACCCCCGCGGACTGCGTCGCCTACGCCCTTCGCGGCCTCGACGCCGACTTCGATATCGTCGTCTCCGGTATCAACGACGGCCCGAACGCGGGCAACTACGTCGTCGGCCGGTCGGGAACCGTCGGCGCGGGCGTCGAGGCCGCGTTCCTCGGGACGCCCGCCGTCGCCGTCTCCAGCTACCACGCCAGGGACTTCTTCTGTCACCCGCCCGAGGAGTACGACTTCTCCCGTCCCGCACGGGTCGCCCGTGCCCTGACCGAGCGCGTCTTCGGGACCGACGTGTTCGACGAAGTCGACCTCCTGAACGTCAACGCCCCGGCGGACGTGCCGAGCCCCCGAATGCGCGTGACCCGCCCCTTCGCGGACTACGACCAGCAGGTCGACCACGACCCGGACGCCGGCGCGCTTCCGGACGGCGACCGCGAACACGACCTCGACGACGACGAGGTGTACGTCCGGTTACAGGACATTTCGTGGCCGGACTCCGTCGGCTTCGAGAACCCGTTCCCGCTCGACGACGAACACCGCGACCGCTATCCGGTCGGGAGCGACCGCCGCGCGATGGTCGACGGCGAAGTGAGCGTCTCGCCCCTCGCGGTCCACCACGGCCACGCGACGGACCCGCGGCTGGCGAGCATAGTCGAGAGCCTCTCCGAACAGGTGGAGTAG
- a CDS encoding CBS domain-containing protein → MEDVFVARLMSTTLHTVTPDTLVEDAAQLILDNNISSVIVVDEDNRLEGILTTTDFVDIVAKSQPKAQTTVERYMTTDVITAGAQDSILSVAESMTEHGFHHMPVVDEEEGVIGMIATSDLAAYLSQTGQLARS, encoded by the coding sequence ATGGAAGACGTATTCGTCGCGAGACTCATGTCCACGACCCTCCACACGGTCACGCCAGACACGCTCGTCGAAGACGCGGCGCAGTTGATTCTCGACAACAACATCAGTTCGGTCATCGTCGTCGACGAGGACAACCGGCTCGAAGGCATCCTGACGACGACGGACTTCGTCGACATCGTCGCCAAGAGCCAGCCGAAAGCGCAGACGACCGTCGAGCGGTACATGACCACGGACGTGATTACCGCGGGCGCGCAGGACTCCATCCTCTCCGTCGCGGAGTCGATGACCGAACACGGCTTTCACCACATGCCCGTCGTCGACGAGGAGGAGGGCGTCATCGGGATGATTGCCACGTCGGACCTCGCCGCGTACCTCTCGCAGACCGGGCAGTTGGCGCGGTCGTAG
- the msrA gene encoding peptide-methionine (S)-S-oxide reductase MsrA yields the protein MGSTQTATFGGGCFWCVEAAFKELDGISEVTSGYAGGETENPSYEQVCSGSTGHAEVVQVDYDPAVVGYDELLDVFFAVHDPTQLNRQGPDVGTQYRSIVLFHDDEQKRQASAYIDALDEEYDDEVVTELVPLETFYEAEEHHQDYFEKVSTADGNTNDAYCQFNVVPKIEKVREKFADKVKAEAEPDA from the coding sequence ATGGGAAGCACACAGACTGCGACGTTCGGCGGCGGCTGTTTCTGGTGCGTCGAAGCCGCGTTCAAGGAACTCGACGGCATCAGCGAGGTCACCTCTGGCTACGCCGGCGGCGAGACGGAGAACCCGAGCTACGAGCAGGTCTGTTCGGGGAGCACCGGCCACGCCGAGGTCGTGCAGGTCGACTACGACCCCGCGGTCGTCGGCTACGACGAACTGCTCGACGTGTTCTTCGCGGTCCACGACCCGACCCAACTCAACCGACAGGGGCCGGACGTGGGGACGCAGTACCGCTCTATCGTCCTGTTCCACGACGACGAACAAAAGCGACAGGCGTCGGCCTACATCGATGCGCTCGACGAGGAGTACGACGACGAGGTGGTCACGGAGTTAGTTCCGCTCGAGACCTTCTACGAGGCGGAGGAACACCACCAGGACTACTTCGAGAAGGTAAGCACGGCTGACGGAAATACTAACGACGCCTACTGTCAGTTCAACGTCGTCCCGAAGATAGAGAAGGTCCGGGAGAAGTTCGCGGACAAGGTGAAGGCGGAGGCGGAGCCGGACGCCTGA
- a CDS encoding type ISP restriction/modification enzyme, which translates to MYSQTITYGLLTARTRVSGEFSRTDAADAIPSTIGILKDIFDFISTSDPPTEIEWIVDDVADVLSGTNVDDILSEFYADRAESTPLVHFYETFLEEYDPETRQQKGVYYTPEPVVEWITKSVNSVLKTDLGRGDGLADEDVTILDPAAGTMTFTAAATRLAVEEYAEKYGRGGVSALLSDHVLKDFYSFELLVAAYTIGHLKMAILFEEQGYELDDDDRVKLFLTNTLEPEEAEQTHLPFAASLAEEAEMAHEVKEDTPILAILGNPPYSGHSENQGEWIESLVEDYKEGYPELQKRGQAKWLHDDYVKFIRWAQWKLADAAEGTLGYITNHAYIDNPTFMGMREQLLLEFDEIYVLDLHGNSNRLEEPPEGGTDENVFDIQQGVAISIFVKTDNVDDGEYADIYHSDLWGTREEKYEALSGNDMNDIEWEEVTPREPHYLFVPRDEELASSYHDWVKVPQIFSEYGDPAPGIVTTHNEFAISLTPERQKQKVRQLLATDTESEAREYFNLCSQDQWLYSDAKEHLETTNWEDKIVQIQTSPFDKEYTVYDEHVAVHRRAGRLSKHMLASDNISLSVPRRTERTPFDHAFVTDGLMTHHGMSTKEVNYQFPLYLYPNAPDETSSKLQNTSRQTNVNPRIVSQLSEVYSDEVTPEEVFNYTYAVLYTRTYRLKYSEFMETDFPKIPFPEDEALFRKYESLGANLVQLHLLDHPDLESPGVQLHTEEDGDGENEVSENTGEYYRHYDEEEERLYINSDQYFAPVPADVWEYEIGDRPVVKKWIQNRIGETLSSSDIRKFCRIVRAVMETVDIQDTLDMSWEGVESDYLTFELEGQQTLDV; encoded by the coding sequence ATCTACAGCCAAACCATCACGTACGGTTTACTCACCGCTCGAACGCGGGTATCAGGCGAGTTCAGCCGCACTGATGCTGCCGACGCTATCCCGTCCACTATCGGTATTCTGAAAGATATCTTTGACTTCATCTCCACGTCCGACCCGCCAACAGAAATCGAATGGATTGTTGATGACGTCGCAGACGTACTCTCCGGTACGAACGTAGACGATATTCTGAGCGAGTTCTACGCGGATAGAGCCGAATCCACACCGCTTGTTCACTTCTACGAGACGTTCCTCGAAGAGTACGACCCGGAAACTCGCCAGCAGAAAGGCGTGTACTACACGCCAGAGCCGGTGGTAGAGTGGATTACGAAGTCAGTGAACTCTGTGCTGAAAACCGACCTTGGGCGCGGAGACGGTCTTGCGGACGAAGATGTTACTATTCTTGACCCTGCCGCAGGTACGATGACGTTCACAGCTGCGGCGACGCGACTGGCGGTCGAGGAGTACGCGGAGAAATACGGTCGTGGTGGGGTGTCAGCACTGCTGTCCGACCACGTCTTGAAGGACTTCTATTCGTTCGAGCTACTCGTCGCGGCGTACACTATCGGCCATCTGAAAATGGCGATTCTGTTCGAAGAACAGGGCTATGAACTCGACGACGATGACCGCGTGAAGTTATTCCTGACTAATACGTTAGAGCCAGAGGAAGCGGAACAGACGCACCTGCCGTTCGCGGCGTCGCTCGCCGAGGAAGCGGAGATGGCCCACGAAGTGAAGGAGGACACCCCAATTTTGGCTATTTTAGGGAATCCGCCATACTCAGGGCACTCAGAAAATCAGGGGGAGTGGATTGAATCCCTCGTCGAGGACTACAAAGAGGGATATCCGGAGTTACAGAAGCGTGGGCAGGCGAAGTGGCTGCACGACGACTATGTGAAGTTCATCCGCTGGGCACAGTGGAAACTCGCTGACGCCGCTGAAGGTACGCTGGGGTACATCACGAATCATGCGTACATCGACAATCCGACGTTCATGGGGATGCGTGAGCAGTTGCTGTTGGAGTTCGACGAAATTTACGTGCTTGACCTACACGGGAACTCGAACAGGCTGGAGGAACCCCCGGAAGGCGGTACTGACGAGAACGTGTTCGACATCCAACAGGGTGTCGCCATCAGTATCTTTGTAAAAACCGACAACGTGGATGACGGCGAATACGCTGATATCTACCACAGCGACCTGTGGGGAACGAGAGAGGAGAAGTACGAAGCACTGAGCGGCAACGACATGAACGATATCGAGTGGGAAGAGGTGACTCCGCGTGAGCCGCACTACCTCTTCGTACCTCGGGACGAGGAACTCGCAAGTTCCTATCACGACTGGGTGAAAGTGCCACAAATTTTCTCAGAATACGGCGACCCCGCACCCGGTATCGTAACCACGCACAACGAATTCGCTATCTCACTCACCCCGGAACGCCAGAAACAGAAAGTCAGACAGCTACTTGCTACAGACACAGAAAGCGAAGCGCGCGAGTACTTCAATCTGTGTAGCCAAGACCAGTGGCTCTACAGCGACGCGAAAGAACATCTGGAAACCACAAACTGGGAGGATAAAATCGTTCAAATCCAGACGTCTCCGTTCGACAAGGAATACACCGTCTACGACGAACACGTCGCAGTACATCGCCGTGCTGGGCGATTGTCGAAACATATGCTAGCGAGCGACAACATCAGCCTCTCAGTGCCGCGGCGAACGGAACGAACGCCGTTCGACCACGCGTTCGTGACGGATGGACTGATGACGCACCATGGGATGTCTACGAAGGAGGTGAATTACCAGTTCCCGCTGTATCTGTACCCGAACGCGCCGGATGAAACGTCCTCAAAACTCCAAAACACATCTCGACAGACGAACGTGAATCCGCGTATCGTCTCCCAGCTTTCTGAGGTCTACAGCGACGAGGTAACGCCTGAGGAAGTGTTCAACTACACGTATGCTGTGTTGTACACGCGGACGTACCGTCTGAAGTACTCGGAGTTCATGGAGACGGACTTCCCGAAAATTCCGTTCCCTGAGGACGAAGCACTCTTCCGGAAGTACGAGTCCCTGGGCGCGAATTTGGTGCAGTTACACTTACTCGACCACCCTGATTTGGAGTCGCCGGGCGTGCAGCTTCACACTGAGGAAGATGGTGATGGTGAGAATGAGGTTTCGGAGAATACTGGCGAGTACTACCGGCACTACGATGAGGAAGAAGAGCGGCTGTATATCAATTCTGACCAGTACTTCGCCCCAGTTCCGGCGGATGTGTGGGAGTACGAGATTGGTGATAGGCCAGTCGTGAAGAAGTGGATTCAGAACCGTATCGGTGAGACTCTTTCGAGTAGTGATATTCGGAAGTTCTGTCGTATTGTTCGAGCGGTGATGGAGACCGTCGATATTCAGGATACCTTAGATATGTCCTGGGAAGGGGTCGAATCGGACTATCTGACGTTCGAGTTGGAAGGCCAGCAGACGCTCGACGTATAG
- a CDS encoding IS4-like element ISHvo11 family transposase translates to MGSMTYSPPDSVIVDRIQRAFPSDELRERARATNLVQRERKFDIVALFYTLSFGFAAGSDRSLQAFLERYVEMADCDELSYASFHDWFEPGFVALLREILDDAIENLDTGREDLNGRLERFRDVLIADATIVSLYQDAADIYTATGDHQAELKLHLTESLSTGLPTRFRTTDGTTHERSQLPTGEWVADALILLDLGFYDFWLFDRIDQNGGWFVSRVKDNANFEIVEELRTWRGNSIPLEGESLQAVLEDLQRQEIDVRITLSFERKRGSGASATRSFRLVGLRNKESEEYHLYLTNLARESYSAPDIAQLYRARWEVELLFKELKSRFGLDEIKTTDGYIIEALIIMAAISLMMSRVIVDELRSLEARQREGEAAADADSSASRLPRRRCSLAVERHGHLIQLYLMIELGYELPDLDELLLWASRNPNPHRQRLREQVERGEFGFDRY, encoded by the coding sequence GTGGGAAGTATGACCTACAGCCCACCGGATTCGGTCATAGTTGACCGGATTCAAAGAGCGTTTCCCTCTGATGAGTTGCGCGAGCGCGCTCGCGCAACGAATCTCGTCCAACGAGAGCGGAAATTCGACATCGTTGCGCTGTTCTACACACTCTCGTTTGGCTTCGCTGCTGGCTCAGACCGCTCTCTCCAAGCATTTCTCGAACGCTACGTCGAGATGGCTGACTGTGACGAACTCTCCTACGCATCGTTCCACGACTGGTTCGAACCAGGATTCGTTGCACTCCTTCGAGAGATTCTCGATGACGCAATCGAGAATCTCGATACCGGACGAGAAGATTTGAACGGCCGTCTCGAACGCTTTCGAGACGTCCTCATTGCTGACGCAACCATCGTTTCGCTGTACCAGGACGCCGCTGATATCTACACAGCAACCGGCGACCATCAAGCCGAACTGAAACTTCACCTCACCGAATCTCTCTCGACTGGGCTCCCGACACGATTCCGGACAACCGATGGGACGACTCATGAACGGAGTCAGCTACCCACCGGCGAGTGGGTAGCTGACGCCCTCATCTTGCTCGATTTAGGCTTCTACGACTTCTGGTTGTTCGACCGAATCGACCAGAACGGCGGGTGGTTCGTCTCCCGGGTGAAGGACAACGCGAACTTCGAGATCGTCGAAGAACTGCGAACGTGGCGAGGCAACAGCATTCCGCTGGAAGGAGAGTCGCTGCAGGCCGTCCTTGAGGACCTGCAGCGACAGGAAATCGACGTACGCATCACGCTTTCATTCGAGCGCAAACGAGGGTCGGGCGCCAGCGCGACCCGGTCGTTCCGATTGGTCGGCCTGCGTAACAAGGAGAGCGAAGAGTACCATCTGTATCTGACGAATCTGGCGAGAGAAAGCTACAGCGCGCCCGATATCGCGCAGCTCTATCGGGCGCGCTGGGAGGTCGAACTGCTGTTCAAGGAGTTGAAGTCGCGGTTCGGCTTGGACGAGATCAAGACGACCGACGGCTACATCATCGAGGCGCTGATCATCATGGCCGCAATTTCGTTGATGATGAGTCGTGTAATCGTGGATGAGTTACGGTCGCTCGAGGCAAGACAGCGAGAGGGCGAAGCCGCCGCAGACGCCGACTCGTCGGCGTCGCGGCTCCCTCGGCGTCGCTGTTCGCTCGCCGTGGAACGCCACGGTCATCTAATCCAGTTGTATCTCATGATCGAGTTGGGCTACGAACTGCCGGATTTGGACGAGCTGTTGCTGTGGGCGTCGCGTAATCCAAATCCACACAGGCAACGGTTACGTGAGCAGGTTGAACGAGGTGAGTTCGGCTTTGATCGCTACTAA
- a CDS encoding IS5-like element ISHvo3 family transposase, giving the protein MTQISRFTSEIVPISQRVTGDGDESAAPQGGGGFADYALVSLHCLRIYLNTSYRMTIDLLKEMPQITGEIGLDTADLPSPSTLCKAFDRISMSVCRVLLRQSAQLHDPSKHGAIDATFYERSAASRHYCQRTSYRVQKLKVTKLVDTDSQAVLDVHCSTNRKGSDADLAEQIARRNAGDLRSLAADKGYDKKSLRESLRNLGIRPLIKHRIFAPYDHAHNARIDEQRYNQRSMSETVNSAVKRSLGFAVRARTWFREFREIALMCVVYNIKRAVKQ; this is encoded by the coding sequence ATGACGCAAATCTCTCGCTTCACTAGCGAGATTGTCCCGATTTCTCAAAGAGTTACTGGTGATGGAGACGAATCCGCCGCCCCACAAGGTGGCGGCGGATTCGCTGACTACGCGCTCGTTTCCCTCCATTGTCTACGGATTTACCTCAACACGTCCTACCGGATGACGATTGACCTACTGAAGGAGATGCCACAAATAACCGGGGAGATCGGCCTCGACACGGCCGATCTCCCCTCGCCATCCACGTTGTGTAAAGCGTTCGACCGGATCAGCATGAGCGTCTGCCGAGTGCTGCTGCGCCAGTCGGCGCAGCTGCACGACCCCTCGAAACACGGTGCAATCGACGCCACGTTCTACGAACGATCAGCTGCGAGCCGTCACTACTGCCAGCGAACAAGCTACCGCGTCCAGAAGCTCAAAGTGACGAAGCTCGTCGATACAGACTCTCAAGCCGTTCTTGACGTACACTGTTCGACGAACCGGAAAGGAAGTGACGCCGACCTTGCCGAGCAGATCGCCCGCCGGAACGCGGGCGATCTGCGGTCTCTTGCCGCCGACAAGGGATACGACAAGAAATCGCTCCGCGAATCCCTTCGTAACCTCGGGATTCGCCCACTCATCAAACATCGCATCTTCGCTCCCTATGATCACGCGCACAACGCCAGAATCGACGAACAGCGCTACAATCAGCGCTCTATGTCTGAGACCGTGAACTCGGCGGTCAAGCGCTCGCTCGGCTTCGCCGTGCGAGCGCGTACTTGGTTCCGTGAGTTCCGGGAAATAGCTCTGATGTGTGTCGTTTACAACATTAAGCGTGCCGTGAAACAGTGA
- a CDS encoding chymotrypsin family serine protease has translation MNLDDEVPRLGRLVHTNHDAVVNQAVKPNREPKYYKISREKWAIVESAHDVRKQVEEQLSSLPVPVRVGVTTDTSGHRRRKVVSVQYLIQETSSGDEIRPDMAFTQFEDHLPASATGVAGRGTEEERAVEDIPVKAEKVTVKPDFPCDTDPDTQYYDTEYFPDIPGGCYYIPESGYCTTGTPAHDDLNDELVIVGAGHCLDEGVDKCYQNDEVEEDRFGTPDDTRVDPGLPVDAGVIQMRNGANVDYSLAENTDSAPYGPNVFGIISGTKIKDREGDTSWEVKKQGANTGICSGHVTYAYGSTFDTDAISRGGDSGGPHYREDDYGRPLIAGINYGHRTDGSDDAIGTLMSAIESQFNVTV, from the coding sequence GTGAACCTCGACGACGAAGTCCCTCGCCTTGGTAGACTAGTCCATACGAACCACGACGCAGTGGTAAACCAAGCAGTAAAACCAAATCGAGAGCCCAAATACTACAAGATCAGCCGAGAGAAATGGGCTATCGTTGAGAGTGCTCATGATGTACGCAAACAAGTAGAAGAACAACTTTCATCACTCCCAGTTCCGGTACGAGTGGGAGTAACGACTGATACCTCCGGCCATCGTCGACGGAAGGTGGTCTCCGTTCAATACCTTATTCAGGAAACATCAAGTGGAGACGAGATTCGCCCCGACATGGCGTTCACTCAGTTTGAAGATCATCTCCCAGCCTCGGCTACCGGTGTCGCTGGTAGAGGAACCGAGGAAGAACGTGCAGTTGAAGATATCCCGGTGAAGGCAGAGAAGGTAACTGTTAAGCCGGACTTCCCCTGCGATACTGATCCAGACACCCAGTACTACGACACGGAATACTTCCCTGATATCCCCGGTGGATGTTATTATATACCTGAGTCGGGATACTGTACGACTGGAACGCCTGCACACGACGACTTGAATGACGAGTTGGTAATCGTTGGTGCAGGTCACTGCCTAGACGAAGGGGTTGATAAGTGTTACCAGAACGACGAAGTTGAAGAAGACCGCTTTGGCACCCCGGACGACACTCGTGTTGATCCGGGATTGCCGGTTGATGCTGGTGTGATACAGATGCGGAACGGTGCGAACGTTGATTACAGTCTCGCCGAGAATACGGATTCTGCGCCGTATGGACCAAACGTATTCGGGATCATCTCGGGTACCAAGATCAAAGACCGTGAAGGCGATACGAGCTGGGAGGTGAAAAAGCAGGGTGCTAATACAGGCATCTGCTCTGGTCATGTGACGTATGCATACGGTTCTACGTTCGACACCGATGCAATTAGTCGCGGTGGGGACTCTGGTGGACCCCACTACAGAGAAGACGATTATGGACGACCACTTATCGCTGGAATCAATTACGGACACCGAACTGATGGTAGCGATGACGCCATTGGTACATTAATGTCTGCTATTGAATCACAGTTTAATGTGACTGTCTAA